One window of Xanthomonas sp. 10-10 genomic DNA carries:
- a CDS encoding glycosyltransferase gives MPGTVDHAFVVPAYGDSPYLDACLRSLAAQSSPSPILISTSTPSPQIAGLAARYGARLVVHADAPRGIGHDWNLALGTASARWVTLAHQDDVYLPDFAGETKAAIAQEPGAVLVMTGYGELAGEQRRIMTPMLAVKWILQEMGFLGTSVIRSRASKRRLLMFGCAVPCPSVTVRKDAGWGVFREDLRLNLDWDAWTRAADQQGAFVRVRKVSMLHRVHAASTTSDGVLSGMRAAEDLMMFQRFWPRTVAALLARVYRLSYSAGG, from the coding sequence ATGCCTGGCACGGTCGACCATGCGTTCGTAGTGCCCGCATACGGCGATTCGCCTTATCTGGACGCGTGTCTGCGCTCGTTGGCAGCGCAGTCGTCGCCATCTCCGATCTTGATCAGCACGTCCACCCCCAGCCCGCAAATCGCGGGACTGGCGGCGCGCTATGGCGCCAGGTTGGTGGTGCATGCCGATGCGCCGCGGGGCATCGGTCACGACTGGAATCTGGCGCTGGGCACCGCGTCTGCACGCTGGGTCACGTTGGCGCATCAGGACGATGTCTATCTGCCCGACTTCGCAGGCGAGACCAAGGCGGCCATCGCGCAGGAGCCTGGTGCCGTGTTGGTCATGACCGGTTACGGCGAACTGGCGGGCGAGCAGCGGCGCATAATGACGCCGATGTTGGCGGTCAAGTGGATCTTGCAGGAGATGGGTTTTCTGGGGACATCCGTGATTCGCTCAAGGGCTTCGAAGCGGCGTCTGTTGATGTTCGGGTGCGCGGTGCCATGCCCGTCGGTGACCGTTCGCAAGGACGCCGGCTGGGGCGTTTTCCGGGAAGATCTTAGGTTGAACCTGGATTGGGACGCGTGGACGCGCGCAGCCGATCAGCAAGGGGCGTTCGTGCGTGTGCGCAAGGTATCCATGCTGCATCGTGTGCATGCCGCAAGTACTACCAGCGACGGGGTGCTGTCGGGTATGCGAGCCGCCGAGGATCTGATGATGTTTCAACGCTTCTGGCCGCGTACGGTTGCTGCGTTGTTGGCCCGCGTCTATCGTCTCTCCTACAGCGCCGGGGGGTGA
- a CDS encoding pilin, with protein sequence MKKNMQQGFTLIELMIVIAIIAILAAIALPAYSDYTKKAKVSEVVLAASAGRTTISEYVAANNGSCPTSSVIDTQSSAYVNGLSNSGCVITAVSRVTGATGNIVLTGTVNSTTYQVDWVCGGTVDTKFRPGSCQGTKQ encoded by the coding sequence ATGAAAAAGAATATGCAGCAGGGCTTCACCCTGATCGAACTGATGATCGTGATCGCCATCATCGCCATCCTGGCCGCCATCGCGCTGCCGGCCTATTCCGACTACACCAAGAAGGCCAAGGTCTCGGAAGTCGTTCTTGCTGCTTCGGCGGGTCGCACCACCATCTCTGAGTATGTAGCCGCCAACAATGGCTCCTGCCCGACGTCTAGCGTTATTGACACCCAGTCGTCTGCCTATGTGAATGGCCTCAGCAACAGCGGATGTGTCATTACTGCTGTCAGCCGCGTCACAGGCGCTACTGGCAATATCGTTCTGACCGGCACCGTTAACTCCACCACTTACCAGGTTGACTGGGTCTGCGGCGGTACTGTTGACACCAAGTTCCGTCCGGGTTCCTGCCAGGGCACCAAGCAGTAA
- a CDS encoding methionine biosynthesis protein MetW, producing MADFDERYTSYQTDRAPLRKLVRKLYLRSAQSLLRGPTLDFGCGVGELLGRLPEGSMGLEYNVATVAYCRSRGLAVDHYDGLADDWQLRVVPDSVRFESMVVSHVLEHLEAPAEIFGKLARAARRLGVQRLLVIVPGKAGFRSDPTHLTFIDNGFLSRPELLTETGFRLELSRYFPLDQRWLGDWLTHHEMQTLYVRDI from the coding sequence GTGGCTGACTTCGATGAGCGCTACACCAGCTATCAGACCGATCGTGCGCCGCTCAGGAAACTGGTGCGCAAGCTCTATCTGCGCAGTGCGCAATCGTTGTTGCGCGGCCCGACGCTGGATTTCGGCTGCGGTGTGGGGGAGTTGCTTGGACGGTTGCCCGAGGGGTCCATGGGGCTGGAGTACAACGTTGCAACTGTTGCGTACTGCCGCAGCCGGGGGCTCGCGGTAGACCACTATGACGGATTGGCTGACGACTGGCAGTTGCGCGTCGTCCCTGATTCGGTTCGGTTCGAATCGATGGTGGTCAGTCATGTCCTGGAGCATCTTGAGGCGCCAGCGGAGATTTTTGGCAAGTTGGCCCGGGCTGCCCGTCGTTTGGGCGTGCAACGATTGCTGGTGATCGTGCCGGGCAAGGCGGGGTTTCGCAGCGATCCCACACATTTGACCTTCATCGATAACGGGTTTCTTTCGCGCCCAGAGCTTTTGACCGAGACAGGTTTCAGGTTGGAACTGTCACGCTATTTTCCGCTCGATCAACGCTGGCTGGGCGATTGGCTCACGCATCATGAAATGCAGACACTCTATGTACGTGACATCTAA
- the pilB gene encoding type IV-A pilus assembly ATPase PilB, with amino-acid sequence MNSVVTANLVGITGIARRLVQDGALDEGAARAAMDQAATAKVPLPQWFSEKKLVTASQLAAANSVEFGMPLLDVSSFDPNQNAIKLVSEELLQKFQVLPLFKRGNRLFVGVSNPTQTRALDDIKFHTNLVVEPILVDEDQIRRTLEQWQAGNASFGASLGDDDEEMGDLDVSSGDEDMGAGGDSGVDAKGDDTPVVKFVNKVLVDAIRRGASDIHFEPYEDDYRVRLRIDGLLKNVAKAPVKLSQRIAARLKVMSQLDIAEKRVPQDGRIKLNLSKTKQIDFRVSTLPTLFGEKVVLRILDGSAAKLGIEKLGYEADQQKLFLDAIHKPYGMVLVTGPTGSGKTVSLYTALGILNDETRNISTAEDPVEIRLPGVNQVQQNNKRGMTFAAALRSFLRQDPDIIMVGEIRDLETAEIAIKAAQTGHMVLSTLHTNDAPQTIARLMNMGIAPYNITSSVTLVIAQRLARRLCNNCKRKAVLPEHALLAEGFTPAQIAAGIELYEAVGCDECTEGYKGRTGIYQVMPMTDEIGAIVLEGGNAMQIAEAAQKIGIRDLRQSALVKAAHGVTSLAEINRVTKD; translated from the coding sequence ATGAATAGCGTCGTCACCGCCAACTTGGTTGGCATCACGGGCATTGCCCGGCGGCTTGTGCAGGACGGTGCTCTGGATGAAGGCGCGGCGCGTGCTGCGATGGATCAGGCCGCTACTGCCAAGGTCCCGTTGCCGCAATGGTTCTCGGAGAAGAAGCTGGTGACCGCTTCGCAACTAGCAGCTGCCAACTCGGTGGAGTTCGGGATGCCGCTACTTGATGTGTCATCGTTCGATCCTAATCAGAATGCAATCAAGTTGGTTAGCGAAGAATTGCTGCAGAAGTTTCAAGTGCTGCCCCTGTTCAAGCGCGGTAACCGGTTATTTGTGGGGGTGAGCAATCCGACACAGACTAGGGCCCTGGATGACATCAAGTTCCATACGAACCTGGTGGTTGAGCCAATTCTGGTTGACGAGGATCAGATCCGTCGAACCTTGGAGCAGTGGCAAGCAGGTAATGCGTCTTTTGGCGCGTCACTTGGTGACGATGACGAAGAAATGGGAGACCTGGACGTCTCGTCCGGGGACGAGGACATGGGCGCCGGCGGGGATTCCGGGGTCGATGCGAAAGGCGACGACACGCCGGTGGTGAAGTTCGTCAATAAGGTGCTGGTGGATGCGATACGGCGGGGAGCCTCCGACATCCATTTCGAGCCATACGAAGACGATTACCGGGTGCGCTTGCGCATCGACGGGCTGTTGAAGAACGTGGCCAAGGCACCGGTGAAGCTGAGCCAGCGCATCGCCGCGCGTCTGAAGGTGATGTCGCAGCTGGATATCGCCGAGAAGCGGGTGCCGCAGGACGGGCGCATCAAGCTCAACCTGTCCAAGACCAAGCAGATCGACTTCCGTGTGAGCACCTTGCCGACCCTGTTCGGCGAGAAGGTGGTGTTGCGTATCCTGGACGGCAGTGCGGCCAAGCTGGGGATCGAGAAACTGGGCTACGAAGCGGATCAGCAGAAGCTGTTCCTGGATGCGATCCACAAACCTTACGGCATGGTGCTGGTGACGGGGCCAACCGGTTCGGGCAAGACGGTGTCGTTGTATACGGCGCTGGGCATCCTGAACGATGAGACGCGCAACATCTCAACTGCCGAGGATCCGGTGGAAATCCGCCTGCCCGGCGTCAACCAGGTCCAGCAGAACAACAAACGCGGCATGACCTTTGCGGCGGCCCTGCGCTCGTTCCTGCGCCAGGATCCGGACATCATCATGGTCGGCGAAATCCGCGACCTGGAGACGGCCGAGATTGCGATCAAGGCGGCGCAGACCGGTCACATGGTGCTGTCGACGCTGCATACCAACGATGCGCCACAGACCATCGCGCGTTTGATGAACATGGGCATCGCGCCCTACAACATCACCTCGTCGGTGACCCTGGTGATCGCGCAGCGTCTGGCGCGCCGCCTATGCAACAACTGCAAGCGCAAGGCGGTGTTGCCCGAGCATGCGTTGTTGGCCGAAGGCTTCACGCCGGCGCAGATCGCTGCCGGTATCGAGCTGTATGAAGCGGTGGGCTGCGACGAATGCACCGAAGGCTACAAGGGCCGTACCGGTATCTATCAGGTGATGCCGATGACCGACGAGATCGGTGCGATCGTGCTGGAAGGTGGCAACGCGATGCAGATCGCTGAGGCCGCCCAGAAGATCGGCATCAGGGATTTACGTCAGTCGGCGTTGGTCAAAGCCGCGCATGGAGTGACTAGTCTGGCCGAGATCAATCGCGTGACCAAGGACTGA
- a CDS encoding sigma-54 dependent transcriptional regulator, translating to MNEPKSALVVDDERDIRELLVLTLGRMGLRISTAANLAEARELLANNPYDLCLTDMRLPDGNGIELVTEIAKHYPQTPVAMITAFGSMDLAVEALKAGAFDFVSKPVDIGVLRGLVKHALELNNRDRPAPPAPPPEQASRLLGDSGAMEGLRATIGKVARSQAPVYIVGESGVGKELVARTIHEQGARAAGPFVPVNCGAIPAELMESEFFGHKKGSFTGAHADKPGLFQAAHGGTLFLDEVAELPLQMQVKLLRAIQEKSVRPVGASGETLVDVRILSATHKDLGDLVSDGRFRHDLYYRINVIELRVPPLRERNGDLPQLAAAIIARLARSHGRPIPLLTQSALDALNTYGFPGNVRELENILERALALAEDDQISASDLRLPAHGGHRLAATPGSAAIEPREAVVDIDPASAALPSYIEQLERAAIQKALEENRWNKTKTAAQLGITFRALRYKLKKLGME from the coding sequence AACGAACCGAAAAGTGCCCTGGTTGTCGATGACGAGCGTGACATTCGCGAACTGCTTGTTCTCACCCTGGGCCGCATGGGCCTGCGCATCAGCACCGCCGCCAACCTGGCCGAAGCGCGCGAACTGCTGGCCAACAACCCCTACGACCTGTGCCTGACCGACATGCGCTTGCCTGACGGCAACGGCATCGAACTGGTCACCGAAATCGCCAAGCATTACCCGCAGACTCCGGTAGCGATGATCACCGCGTTCGGCAGCATGGACCTGGCGGTGGAAGCGCTGAAGGCCGGCGCCTTCGACTTCGTCAGCAAGCCGGTGGACATCGGCGTGCTGCGCGGCCTGGTCAAGCACGCGCTGGAATTGAACAACCGCGACCGCCCCGCCCCGCCCGCGCCGCCACCGGAGCAGGCCAGTCGCCTGTTGGGCGACTCCGGTGCAATGGAAGGCCTGCGCGCCACCATCGGCAAGGTCGCGCGCAGCCAGGCGCCGGTCTACATCGTCGGCGAATCGGGTGTGGGCAAGGAACTGGTCGCCCGCACCATCCATGAGCAAGGCGCCCGTGCGGCCGGCCCGTTCGTGCCGGTCAACTGCGGCGCCATTCCGGCCGAATTGATGGAAAGCGAATTCTTCGGCCACAAGAAAGGCAGCTTCACCGGCGCCCACGCCGACAAGCCCGGCCTGTTCCAGGCCGCGCATGGCGGCACGCTGTTCCTGGACGAAGTGGCCGAACTGCCACTGCAGATGCAGGTCAAGCTGCTGCGCGCGATCCAGGAGAAATCGGTGCGTCCGGTCGGCGCTTCCGGCGAAACGCTGGTGGACGTGCGCATCCTGTCGGCCACGCACAAGGACCTGGGCGACCTGGTCTCCGACGGCCGCTTCCGGCACGACCTGTACTACCGCATCAACGTGATCGAACTGCGCGTGCCGCCGTTGCGTGAGCGCAACGGCGACCTGCCGCAACTGGCCGCCGCCATCATCGCGCGCCTGGCGCGCAGCCACGGCCGGCCAATCCCGTTGCTGACCCAATCAGCACTGGACGCACTGAATACCTACGGATTTCCGGGCAACGTCCGCGAGCTGGAAAACATCCTCGAACGCGCCCTGGCCCTGGCAGAAGACGACCAGATCAGCGCCAGTGACCTGCGCCTGCCCGCCCACGGCGGCCACCGCCTCGCGGCCACCCCCGGCAGCGCCGCCATCGAACCGCGCGAAGCCGTGGTCGACATCGACCCCGCCTCGGCCGCCCTGCCCTCCTACATCGAGCAACTGGAACGCGCCGCGATCCAGAAGGCGCTGGAAGAAAATCGCTGGAACAAGACCAAGACCGCCGCGCAGCTGGGTATCACGTTTCGGGCGTTGCGTTACAAGCTCAAGAAGCTGGGGATGGAGTAG
- a CDS encoding glycosyltransferase family 2 protein, translating into MQTAVQHATNPWPRTDEARFEVRLAVVIPCYRVRSKVLDVLASIPAQVERIYVVDDHCPDASGTWVEERCADPRVVVCRNPSNLGVGGATIAGYRAAVADGMEIIVKMDGDGQMDPDALSELIGPIVRGEADYTKGNRFYDLAQIGRMPKMRIIGNAALSFLTKLSSGYWDIFDPTNGYTAVHASVVARMPLDKISRRYFFESDMLFRLNTIRAVVVDVPMDARYGDEVSNLSVRKIVLDFAIRHLRNFGKRIFYNYFLRDLSLASLELVAGVLFLFSGATTGVFFWLQSAQTGYFSSAGSVMLAALQVIVGIQLILGFLAYDIAAVPARTLHLLVNRKPGEGRRG; encoded by the coding sequence ATGCAGACTGCAGTGCAGCACGCCACCAATCCGTGGCCCAGGACCGACGAGGCGAGGTTCGAGGTGCGCCTGGCGGTTGTCATTCCCTGCTACCGGGTCAGGAGCAAGGTGCTCGATGTGCTGGCTTCCATTCCCGCGCAGGTCGAACGCATCTATGTGGTCGACGATCATTGCCCCGACGCCAGCGGCACCTGGGTGGAGGAGCGGTGCGCGGATCCACGGGTGGTGGTGTGTCGCAATCCCTCCAACCTGGGCGTCGGGGGGGCCACGATCGCTGGCTATCGGGCCGCGGTTGCCGATGGCATGGAGATCATCGTGAAGATGGACGGCGACGGTCAGATGGATCCGGATGCGTTGTCGGAGCTGATCGGGCCGATCGTTCGAGGCGAGGCCGATTACACCAAGGGCAACCGTTTCTACGACCTGGCGCAGATCGGTCGGATGCCAAAGATGCGGATTATCGGCAATGCCGCATTGTCGTTTCTGACCAAGCTGTCTTCCGGGTACTGGGACATTTTCGATCCGACCAATGGCTATACGGCCGTGCATGCGAGCGTGGTGGCGCGCATGCCGCTGGACAAGATCAGTCGCCGGTATTTTTTCGAGAGCGACATGCTGTTTCGCTTGAATACCATCCGGGCAGTGGTGGTCGATGTGCCGATGGATGCACGGTATGGCGACGAAGTCAGTAACCTGAGTGTGCGCAAGATCGTCCTGGATTTCGCCATCCGACATCTACGCAACTTCGGAAAGCGGATCTTCTACAACTATTTCCTGCGCGACCTGTCCCTGGCATCGTTGGAGTTGGTTGCAGGCGTGCTGTTCCTGTTCTCCGGTGCGACGACCGGCGTGTTCTTCTGGCTGCAATCGGCGCAGACGGGGTATTTCAGTTCTGCAGGTAGCGTGATGCTCGCAGCGCTGCAGGTGATCGTGGGGATCCAGCTCATCCTGGGTTTCCTTGCCTACGATATCGCTGCCGTGCCTGCGCGGACTCTGCACCTGCTGGTCAATAGAAAACCGGGTGAGGGTCGGCGTGGCTGA
- a CDS encoding SMR family transporter — MTQIAARTPAPTGRDWFLAAVLSPSVITAVAVQGIGFLVWMLVVRHVKLGVAFAISGAFFYLLLALLSWLLYGERLTPWQWVGLVLISTGVALVSLTAQAG; from the coding sequence TTGACCCAAATCGCTGCGCGGACGCCAGCGCCCACGGGACGCGACTGGTTTTTGGCGGCGGTGCTGTCGCCCAGTGTGATCACTGCGGTGGCGGTGCAGGGCATCGGGTTTCTGGTCTGGATGCTGGTGGTTCGCCATGTCAAGCTGGGTGTTGCGTTTGCGATTTCCGGCGCCTTCTTCTATCTCCTGCTGGCTCTGCTCAGCTGGTTGCTCTACGGGGAGCGATTGACGCCGTGGCAATGGGTTGGGTTGGTGCTGATCTCCACCGGGGTTGCGCTGGTCTCGCTTACCGCGCAGGCAGGCTAA